The following coding sequences are from one Oryzisolibacter sp. LB2S window:
- the dut gene encoding dUTP diphosphatase translates to MKLDVKILDPRMADQLPTYATPGSAGLDLRACIDAPLHLAPNAWQLVPTGIAIYLRDPGYAALILPRSGLGHKHGIVLGNLVGLIDSDYQGQLMVSAWNRSDQAFTLQPMERLAQLVIVPVVQAEFNVVTDFPASERGEGGYGSTGKH, encoded by the coding sequence ATGAAGCTAGACGTCAAGATTCTCGATCCGCGCATGGCGGATCAGCTCCCCACCTATGCCACGCCCGGCAGCGCCGGGCTGGACCTGCGCGCCTGCATCGACGCGCCGCTGCACCTCGCGCCCAACGCCTGGCAGCTGGTGCCCACCGGCATTGCCATCTACCTGCGGGATCCGGGCTACGCGGCGCTGATCCTGCCGCGCTCGGGCCTGGGCCACAAGCATGGCATCGTGCTGGGCAACCTCGTGGGGCTGATCGACAGCGACTACCAGGGCCAGCTCATGGTCAGCGCCTGGAACCGCAGCGACCAGGCCTTCACGCTCCAGCCCATGGAGCGTCTGGCGCAGCTCGTCATCGTGCCCGTGGTGCAGGCCGAGTTCAACGTGGTGACGGACTTCCCCGCGAGCGAGCGCGGCGAGGGGGGCTACGGCTCCACCGGCAAGCATTGA
- a CDS encoding peptidylprolyl isomerase → MEITEQCVVALTWVLKDTLGEELDVLDDPVEFLVGGDDLLRRIEEALQGHGVGAELALHLEPEDAFGDYQDKLLFLEPRHLFPDDLEEGMTFDGTALPQGVNPEAPRDGLYTVAQIYPEHVVLDGNHPLAGIALRLTLKVHGVREATEEEIDRGTAGTGFFRVQPQAPGSDLLH, encoded by the coding sequence ATGGAAATTACCGAACAATGTGTGGTGGCCCTGACCTGGGTCCTGAAGGACACGCTGGGCGAGGAGCTCGACGTGCTCGACGATCCGGTCGAGTTTCTGGTCGGCGGCGACGATCTGCTCAGGCGCATCGAAGAGGCGCTGCAGGGCCATGGCGTGGGTGCCGAGCTGGCGCTGCACCTCGAGCCCGAGGACGCCTTTGGCGACTACCAGGACAAGCTGCTGTTCCTGGAGCCGCGCCATCTTTTCCCCGACGACCTCGAGGAAGGCATGACCTTCGACGGCACCGCCCTGCCCCAGGGCGTCAACCCCGAGGCGCCGCGGGACGGCCTCTACACCGTGGCGCAGATCTATCCCGAGCATGTGGTGCTCGACGGCAACCATCCGCTCGCGGGCATCGCCCTGCGCCTCACGCTCAAGGTGCATGGCGTGCGCGAGGCCACCGAGGAGGAGATCGACCGCGGCACGGCGGGTACGGGCTTTTTCCGCGTCCAGCCCCAGGCACCGGGCAGCGACCTGCTGCACTGA
- a CDS encoding cupin domain-containing protein: protein MDVQQPLALLGGLSPAQFMRRHWHKKPLLVRQAIPGFKPLLSRAELLELAGRDGVESRFIQDREGQWVLRHGPLARRSLPSLSTPRWTALVQGVDLHSDAVHALLQQFRFVPEARLDDLMISYATDGGGVGPHFDNYDVFLLQAHGRRRWRIGRQKDKTLRPGLPLKILAAFAPEEEYVLEPGDMLYLPPGWAHDGIAEGECMTYSIGFRSPNGAQIAHEVLQRMAEAAADADGAIYRDPQQPAVDGPGAIPAALQDFARKAVQMALDEPQALECALGEALTEPKPNVWFEPAAGRVMLESVVLDRRTRMMYDERHVFINGESYRASGRDATLMRRLADERRLDARALARASDDALELLSSWCEAGWLHPGPAA from the coding sequence ATGGACGTACAACAACCCTTGGCCCTGCTCGGGGGCCTGAGCCCGGCGCAATTCATGCGCCGCCACTGGCACAAGAAGCCCCTGCTGGTGCGCCAGGCCATCCCGGGCTTCAAGCCGCTGCTCTCGCGTGCCGAGCTGCTCGAGCTCGCCGGCCGCGACGGCGTGGAGTCGCGCTTCATCCAGGACCGCGAGGGGCAATGGGTGCTGCGCCACGGGCCGCTCGCACGCCGATCCCTGCCGTCCCTGTCCACGCCGCGCTGGACGGCGCTGGTGCAGGGCGTGGACCTGCACAGCGATGCCGTGCATGCACTGCTGCAGCAGTTTCGCTTCGTGCCCGAGGCGCGCCTTGACGACCTGATGATCAGCTACGCCACCGATGGCGGCGGCGTGGGCCCGCATTTCGACAACTACGACGTGTTCCTGCTGCAGGCCCATGGGCGCAGGCGCTGGCGCATTGGCCGGCAGAAGGACAAGACGCTGCGCCCCGGCCTGCCGCTCAAGATCCTCGCGGCCTTCGCGCCCGAGGAGGAGTACGTGCTCGAGCCCGGCGACATGCTCTACCTGCCTCCGGGCTGGGCGCATGACGGCATTGCCGAGGGCGAGTGCATGACCTATTCCATCGGCTTTCGCTCGCCCAACGGCGCGCAGATCGCGCACGAGGTGCTGCAGCGCATGGCCGAGGCCGCGGCCGATGCCGACGGCGCCATCTACCGCGACCCGCAGCAGCCCGCCGTGGACGGGCCCGGCGCGATTCCGGCCGCGCTGCAGGATTTTGCGCGCAAGGCCGTGCAGATGGCGCTCGACGAACCCCAGGCGCTCGAATGCGCGCTGGGCGAGGCGCTGACCGAACCCAAGCCCAATGTCTGGTTCGAGCCCGCCGCGGGGCGGGTGATGCTCGAGAGCGTGGTGCTCGATCGGCGCACGCGCATGATGTACGACGAACGCCATGTCTTCATCAACGGCGAGAGCTACCGCGCCAGCGGGCGCGACGCCACGCTCATGCGCCGCCTGGCCGACGAGCGCCGGCTCGACGCCCGAGCGCTGGCGCGCGCGAGTGACGATGCGCTCGAGCTGCTGTCCTCATGGTGCGAGGCGGGCTGGCTGCACCCCGGCCCTGCCGCCTGA
- a CDS encoding site-specific integrase has protein sequence MAKIKLTKTAVESAQPQAKDIELRDTVVPGFLCKITPKGRRVFMLQYRTNSGQPRKPSLGLFGELTVEQARVMAQDWLAEVRRGGDPGGAKAEARKAPTVEALCKKFMEDYSKKRNKPSTQRGYQAVIDRCIVPLIGRKKVQDVKRPDIAGLMEKLAYKPAEANNAFGVLRKMFNLAEVWGYRPDGTNPCRHVPMYPPGEETRLIVDDELALIFRQLAKLEAEGLENYVIPLAIRLQFEFAGRRSEICMLEWGWVDLENRRVVWPDSKTGGLSKPMSAEAYRLFSTAPRREGCPYVLPSPNDPTKHLTFGEHYGGWCRVLKAAGVPHVGTHGIRHRSTTDIANSGVPTKVGMKLTGHKTVAMFMHYVHTEDKPVRDAAELVASRRQAITGARRPAEATA, from the coding sequence ATGGCAAAGATCAAGCTCACCAAGACCGCCGTAGAGTCAGCGCAACCCCAGGCCAAGGACATCGAACTACGGGATACCGTGGTGCCGGGCTTCCTGTGCAAGATTACCCCGAAGGGCCGCCGGGTGTTCATGCTCCAGTACCGCACGAACTCCGGGCAACCCCGCAAGCCCTCGCTGGGCCTGTTCGGGGAACTGACCGTGGAGCAGGCCCGCGTCATGGCGCAGGACTGGCTGGCCGAGGTTCGCCGGGGCGGCGACCCCGGTGGCGCCAAGGCCGAGGCGCGCAAGGCGCCCACGGTCGAAGCGTTGTGCAAGAAGTTCATGGAGGACTACTCCAAGAAGCGCAACAAGCCGAGCACGCAGCGCGGCTATCAGGCGGTCATCGACCGCTGCATCGTCCCGCTGATCGGCCGCAAGAAGGTGCAGGACGTGAAGCGGCCCGACATTGCCGGGCTGATGGAGAAGCTGGCCTACAAGCCGGCCGAAGCGAACAACGCCTTCGGCGTGCTGCGCAAGATGTTCAACCTGGCCGAAGTGTGGGGCTACCGCCCGGATGGCACGAACCCGTGCCGACACGTCCCGATGTACCCGCCCGGCGAGGAAACCCGGCTCATCGTGGACGACGAGCTGGCGCTGATCTTCCGCCAGTTGGCGAAGCTGGAGGCGGAAGGACTGGAGAACTACGTCATCCCGCTGGCGATCCGCCTGCAATTCGAGTTCGCCGGACGCCGCTCCGAAATCTGCATGCTCGAATGGGGTTGGGTCGATCTGGAGAACCGGCGTGTGGTCTGGCCCGACAGCAAGACCGGCGGCCTTTCAAAGCCCATGAGCGCGGAAGCCTATCGGCTGTTTTCGACGGCTCCGCGCCGGGAGGGCTGCCCCTACGTCCTGCCGTCGCCCAACGACCCGACCAAGCACCTAACCTTTGGCGAGCACTACGGCGGTTGGTGCCGGGTGCTCAAGGCCGCCGGCGTCCCGCACGTCGGCACGCACGGCATCCGCCATCGCTCGACCACCGACATTGCCAATTCGGGCGTGCCGACCAAGGTAGGCATGAAGCTCACCGGCCACAAGACCGTGGCGATGTTCATGCACTATGTCCACACCGAGGATAAGCCGGTGCGCGATGCGGCCGAGCTGGTGGCCAGCCGGCGGCAGGCCATCACGGGCGCGCGGCGCCCTGCGGAGGCCACGGCATGA
- a CDS encoding type II toxin-antitoxin system RelE/ParE family toxin — protein MTDILKRKDFARWQSGEKLPDAVLCKAVQEMESGLIDADLGGSLYKKRVARPGGGKSGGYRTLVSARIGSRYVFLYGFPKNDKANITQDEKKALQFAGKVFLELSAEALSKALQTGVLLEVHCEQDH, from the coding sequence ATGACGGACATCCTGAAGCGCAAGGACTTTGCACGCTGGCAGTCGGGCGAGAAGCTGCCCGATGCCGTGTTGTGCAAGGCGGTTCAAGAGATGGAAAGCGGTCTGATCGACGCGGACTTGGGCGGCTCCCTCTACAAGAAGCGGGTGGCCCGCCCCGGCGGAGGCAAGAGCGGCGGCTACCGCACGCTGGTATCGGCCAGGATCGGCAGCCGCTACGTGTTCCTGTATGGGTTCCCGAAGAACGACAAGGCGAACATCACGCAGGACGAAAAGAAGGCGCTGCAATTCGCAGGCAAGGTGTTCTTGGAACTGTCCGCGGAAGCCCTGTCGAAAGCATTGCAGACCGGCGTGTTATTGGAGGTGCATTGTGAGCAAGATCATTGA
- a CDS encoding DNA-binding transcriptional regulator has translation MSKIIESLRGDLAALHEVGAISKVTMRKFDAICPPPVREFGAADIKRLREALKFSQPVFALHLHTTASTVRKWEQGETRPAGPALKLLNVIADKGLQAII, from the coding sequence GTGAGCAAGATCATTGAATCGCTGCGTGGCGACCTGGCTGCGCTCCACGAAGTGGGCGCGATCAGCAAGGTGACGATGCGCAAGTTCGACGCGATCTGCCCGCCACCGGTGCGGGAGTTCGGTGCTGCCGACATCAAACGCCTGCGCGAAGCCTTGAAATTCAGCCAGCCGGTGTTCGCGCTTCACCTGCACACCACAGCCTCGACGGTGCGCAAATGGGAGCAAGGCGAGACTCGCCCGGCCGGTCCGGCCCTCAAGCTGCTCAACGTCATTGCAGACAAGGGCTTGCAGGCCATCATCTGA
- a CDS encoding TIGR02391 family protein has product MATRIDPFSSQNLEAACRVLADTERGLSGTQIERLLQEIEVADTSPGITKWKRLFNALAGAQNRHQIGNHLIMFINRAMNPVNYARDPATFTWRRDELNVVLAFSGFYVREDGKVGHADKATTLDAARARAGRLKAALESRVVHAEVLNYCRAELLDENYFHAVFEETKGVAERIRLLSGLNGDGADLVSKAFAGQQPVLTLGSLTTESEKSEQKGFANLLIGLFGAVRNPLAHAPKTNWPMSEQDALDILTLVSLIHRKLDGATKVAAVSQ; this is encoded by the coding sequence TTGGCGACGCGAATTGACCCTTTCAGCTCACAGAATCTTGAAGCCGCTTGCCGTGTGCTTGCAGATACTGAGCGGGGCCTGAGCGGAACGCAGATCGAGCGCCTGCTGCAAGAAATAGAGGTTGCTGACACGTCGCCCGGCATCACCAAATGGAAGCGGTTGTTCAATGCGTTGGCTGGCGCGCAGAACCGGCATCAGATCGGGAACCATCTCATCATGTTCATCAATCGCGCGATGAACCCGGTGAACTACGCCCGCGACCCCGCGACGTTCACCTGGCGGCGCGACGAACTCAATGTCGTCCTGGCCTTCTCCGGCTTCTACGTGCGCGAAGACGGTAAGGTTGGGCACGCCGACAAGGCCACGACGCTTGATGCCGCGCGTGCCCGAGCTGGACGACTAAAGGCTGCGCTCGAAAGCCGCGTCGTCCACGCGGAAGTGCTGAACTATTGCCGTGCCGAGCTGCTGGACGAAAACTACTTCCATGCCGTGTTCGAGGAAACGAAAGGTGTTGCGGAGCGGATTCGCCTGCTGTCGGGCCTGAACGGCGATGGCGCCGACCTAGTGAGCAAGGCATTCGCAGGCCAGCAACCCGTTCTCACCTTGGGATCGCTCACCACCGAGTCCGAAAAGAGCGAGCAGAAAGGCTTTGCTAACCTGCTGATCGGCCTCTTTGGCGCCGTGCGCAATCCGCTGGCCCATGCACCCAAGACGAATTGGCCTATGTCCGAGCAGGACGCACTGGACATCCTGACGCTGGTGTCGCTGATCCACCGCAAGCTGGATGGCGCCACGAAAGTCGCCGCCGTATCGCAATAA
- a CDS encoding IS30 family transposase, whose product MGSTYTHLQPEERMTLASLHQQGWSLRAIGKLQGRSPSTISRELRRNACEGSYASAVAQRLCTQRRIDSRPLPKLHGDGCLWYLVSTMLSWLWSPQQIARTLKRMYPNDSAMHASHESIYTAIYAYPRGELRRQLISLLRQGKSTRRPRSAGQDRRGQIPDMVSIHVRPPEVNDRVMPGHWEGDLIKGAGNKSAVGVLVERSTRLVLLCKMPDASAESALAAFTNKLRQIAEPMRQTLTYDQGKEMARHKELAAATGMRVYFCDPHSPWQKGSCENTNGLLRQMLPKGTDLSVHDQDALDSMADLMNNRPRQTLGWDSPYQAFQKFMAAINEKNAATIH is encoded by the coding sequence ATGGGATCGACATACACGCACTTGCAGCCTGAAGAGAGAATGACGCTGGCCTCGCTGCACCAGCAGGGCTGGAGCCTCAGGGCCATTGGCAAGCTGCAAGGGCGCAGCCCCAGCACCATCAGCCGCGAGCTGCGGCGCAATGCCTGCGAAGGCAGCTACGCCAGCGCAGTGGCCCAACGCCTGTGCACGCAGCGACGCATTGACTCCCGCCCCTTGCCCAAACTGCATGGCGATGGTTGTCTGTGGTACCTGGTGAGCACCATGCTCAGCTGGTTGTGGTCGCCTCAGCAAATTGCCCGCACACTCAAGCGCATGTACCCCAACGATTCGGCCATGCACGCCAGCCACGAGAGCATCTACACCGCCATCTATGCCTACCCGCGAGGGGAGTTGCGTCGCCAGCTCATCTCGCTCTTGCGCCAGGGCAAGAGTACGCGCCGCCCCCGGTCGGCGGGCCAGGACAGGCGCGGGCAGATTCCCGACATGGTCTCTATCCATGTGCGCCCGCCCGAGGTCAATGACCGCGTGATGCCGGGCCACTGGGAGGGCGACCTGATCAAGGGAGCGGGTAACAAGTCTGCTGTGGGCGTGTTGGTGGAGCGTTCGACCCGCCTGGTACTGCTGTGCAAGATGCCCGACGCTTCGGCCGAGAGTGCGCTTGCCGCGTTTACCAACAAGCTGCGCCAGATCGCCGAGCCCATGCGCCAGACGCTCACCTACGACCAAGGCAAGGAGATGGCGCGGCACAAGGAGCTCGCGGCGGCCACGGGCATGCGCGTGTACTTCTGCGATCCGCACAGCCCTTGGCAGAAGGGCAGCTGCGAAAACACCAATGGCTTGCTGCGCCAGATGCTGCCCAAGGGCACAGACTTGAGCGTGCATGACCAGGATGCGCTGGACTCCATGGCCGACTTGATGAACAACCGGCCCAGGCAGACGCTGGGCTGGGACTCGCCCTATCAGGCGTTCCAGAAATTCATGGCCGCCATCAACGAGAAAAACGCAGCTACCATTCATTGA
- a CDS encoding YafY family protein has protein sequence MQEPPVATAEPVEPKGLSWGLESRLQFIDFRLRWERRINRMDLTEHFGISVPQASLDIAKYTELAPNNLTYDRSSKTYTAAPSFRPLYQRSSAQRYLAELLATKMGVVESTASFIGSAPETDWAPSPWRTIDEQTVELVVRAIRQQEAIRVSYQSMTSLNESIRLLSPHALGYDGFRWHVRAFCHKRQRFSDFVLARILRIDGIEPSQVDFSQDTHWHTVLTLILAPHPDLPAAKKRVLELDYGMEDGQVKLPCRQAFLYYTLRRLGLHTKEAPDPLAQQIALKNRDDIQPYIDALTAQA, from the coding sequence ATGCAAGAGCCCCCCGTTGCTACTGCCGAACCTGTTGAGCCCAAGGGGCTGAGCTGGGGGCTGGAGAGCAGACTTCAGTTCATCGATTTTCGGTTGCGCTGGGAGCGGCGCATCAATCGAATGGATCTCACTGAGCACTTCGGCATATCAGTGCCTCAAGCGTCACTTGACATTGCCAAGTACACAGAACTGGCACCGAACAATCTGACATACGACCGCAGCTCCAAGACCTACACGGCAGCGCCGAGTTTTCGTCCGCTTTACCAGCGAAGCTCTGCACAACGTTATCTGGCAGAACTGTTGGCAACCAAGATGGGGGTGGTTGAGTCAACTGCCAGCTTTATCGGCTCCGCGCCGGAGACAGATTGGGCTCCTTCCCCCTGGCGCACCATCGACGAGCAGACTGTCGAATTGGTGGTTCGTGCAATACGGCAGCAGGAAGCTATTCGAGTCAGTTACCAGTCCATGACGTCCTTGAACGAGTCAATTCGCCTGTTGTCGCCACACGCTCTTGGCTACGATGGCTTTCGTTGGCACGTGCGCGCGTTTTGCCACAAGCGCCAGCGTTTCAGCGATTTCGTCCTCGCTCGAATCCTTCGCATCGATGGTATAGAGCCGAGCCAAGTGGACTTCAGTCAGGATACGCATTGGCATACTGTGCTGACACTGATCCTTGCGCCACACCCCGACTTACCGGCGGCCAAGAAACGAGTGTTGGAGTTGGACTACGGCATGGAAGACGGGCAGGTCAAGCTTCCATGCCGTCAAGCATTCCTTTACTACACACTAAGACGTTTGGGCTTGCACACCAAGGAAGCACCAGATCCGCTCGCACAACAGATCGCGCTGAAAAATCGTGACGATATTCAACCCTACATCGATGCCCTTACGGCACAGGCTTGA
- a CDS encoding metallohydrolase encodes MPTTITFFPVDNGDMTLIKFGDLDATTLLIDVNIRQDADDPEGEARDVAKDLRDRLKKDENGRPYVDAFLLSHPDDDHCRGLTRHFYLGELDKYPDDKKDDKDKKIVIREMWSSPIVFRRASKTLTLCDDAKAWATEARRRVQLNRDKNFTVGSGDRIQIMGEDINGKTDDLTSIVRKVDTRFSTINGKSSAFFSAFLLAPLEAKDDEEEEECLVKNQSSVILNFTLAADAATPDGAKFLTGGDAEVFIWNRQWQRHEAETEVLEYDIMQTPHHCSWHSLSYDSWSKCGEKAKLDADARKALSQTRDGAVIVASCKPIKDDDSDPPCIRAKREYVEIVEEAKGEFYCTGEYPSEKSVEPLVFTVTSQGVQPPSKKEAGSKAAAVITSARTPMPHGAS; translated from the coding sequence GTGCCCACCACCATCACCTTTTTCCCCGTTGACAACGGGGACATGACCCTCATCAAGTTCGGTGATCTTGATGCCACCACCCTGCTGATCGACGTAAACATCCGACAAGATGCCGACGATCCAGAGGGGGAGGCGCGTGATGTCGCCAAGGACCTGCGTGATCGACTGAAGAAGGATGAAAACGGCAGACCATATGTTGATGCTTTCCTGCTGAGCCACCCCGACGACGACCACTGCCGAGGGCTGACTCGTCACTTCTACTTGGGCGAGTTGGATAAGTACCCGGACGACAAGAAGGACGACAAGGACAAGAAGATCGTCATTCGCGAGATGTGGTCGTCTCCCATTGTGTTTCGCCGTGCGAGCAAGACCCTCACCTTGTGTGATGACGCGAAGGCGTGGGCTACCGAGGCGCGCCGACGTGTTCAGTTGAATCGAGACAAAAACTTCACCGTTGGGTCCGGTGATCGCATCCAGATCATGGGGGAGGACATCAATGGAAAGACCGATGACCTCACCTCCATCGTGCGGAAGGTCGATACGCGCTTCTCTACGATCAACGGCAAGAGTTCTGCATTCTTCTCTGCGTTTCTTCTTGCACCTTTGGAGGCCAAGGACGATGAGGAAGAGGAAGAGTGCCTGGTCAAAAATCAGTCCAGTGTGATCTTGAACTTCACATTAGCTGCCGATGCAGCGACACCAGATGGCGCGAAGTTTCTTACTGGCGGGGATGCTGAAGTATTCATCTGGAACCGCCAATGGCAGCGCCATGAGGCCGAGACTGAGGTGCTGGAGTACGACATCATGCAGACGCCTCATCATTGCTCTTGGCACTCTTTGTCCTATGACAGTTGGTCGAAGTGCGGAGAAAAAGCAAAACTGGATGCAGATGCAAGAAAGGCGCTCTCACAGACCCGTGACGGCGCCGTCATCGTCGCAAGTTGCAAGCCCATCAAAGATGATGACAGCGATCCGCCCTGCATCCGTGCAAAGCGTGAATATGTAGAAATCGTGGAGGAAGCAAAAGGTGAGTTCTACTGCACGGGCGAGTACCCGAGCGAGAAATCTGTGGAGCCCCTCGTTTTCACCGTCACTTCCCAAGGTGTGCAGCCCCCCTCGAAGAAGGAAGCTGGATCGAAGGCCGCCGCCGTGATCACCTCCGCGCGAACTCCCATGCCGCACGGGGCATCATGA
- a CDS encoding ThiF family adenylyltransferase, translated as MTDAIADALHQLQRHRGLTRVGEPKVIGASTQIEVDVAVQLPNRSRRSGVSETGVRAVETCVLVLGSDWPLSAPKPFLRADFPLNLPHINPHREGELVSPCLFEGSLNELLHRFGLDAIVDQLVDWLHKAAAGTLLDLEQGWEPTRRDSCPSTVVFSAEKVAAAAPVDGAVLVVSAGYVTIDGGLYAIIDDELSAQVDPVFSQGVHNDKLGKWGNGHTATFIARGPITDGHPYVVERYQPETVVDLTTLLDRAAELGIDRDALAQSLEGYYGRSILDMQQDSRGWVHGLYAIVILTVQRPAPLVGSPGRSVEVLPYVVRYELNAQSLLERNATVHPAFHAHALSPELLARTSGIPSAATSQPLVILGCGSVGSKIAMHLGRAGFGSMTFVDNESMSPHNAARHALIERASVLVPPRKSALMKTVFEELSHLQSRAFDADAVTLLVDPERFATTVPQDAALIVDTTASLQVLAAETQSKALDQSPARLTRVVMYGQGRCVAVLLEGPSRAGRVDDLTAFLFECCRFVPELRASIAGDTSEPTRIFVGDNCRSLTMPMSDAVVSRSASLAGVQLERWLVDGLPEEATLCAGISDAEGLGMAWSRASLGPTTVLDVVDDGGWSIRILHPVAHAIDADALHWGAVETGGALVGRISFENRTITIAGLVEAPSDSVREAARFVLGTSGLVQSLRAANAASLGYLAFIGTWHSHPKGGAHSGIDRNTLRSIAEDAGGLPAVSLVWTPTGLTCAVDRW; from the coding sequence ATGACGGACGCTATCGCAGACGCACTGCATCAACTTCAGCGACATCGGGGCTTGACCCGCGTTGGCGAACCAAAGGTAATCGGTGCATCGACGCAGATAGAGGTCGATGTTGCCGTGCAACTGCCAAACAGGTCTCGGCGTAGCGGCGTCTCCGAAACCGGGGTGCGTGCCGTCGAGACATGCGTGCTGGTATTGGGCAGTGACTGGCCCCTATCCGCGCCCAAGCCCTTCTTGCGTGCGGACTTCCCACTCAACTTGCCACACATAAACCCCCATCGCGAAGGCGAGTTGGTTTCGCCATGCCTGTTCGAAGGATCTTTGAACGAACTGCTGCATCGGTTTGGTCTCGACGCCATTGTCGATCAGTTGGTTGATTGGCTGCACAAGGCTGCTGCCGGAACGTTGTTGGACCTGGAGCAAGGGTGGGAACCGACGCGGCGAGACAGTTGTCCTTCGACCGTTGTCTTCAGTGCCGAAAAGGTCGCGGCCGCCGCCCCCGTTGACGGCGCGGTTTTGGTGGTTTCCGCGGGCTACGTGACGATTGATGGCGGGCTATACGCCATCATCGATGACGAGCTGAGCGCACAAGTCGATCCTGTGTTTTCCCAAGGCGTTCACAACGACAAGTTGGGAAAGTGGGGGAATGGCCATACCGCGACCTTCATTGCGCGGGGACCAATCACCGATGGCCACCCGTATGTAGTCGAACGCTATCAACCGGAGACGGTTGTCGATCTCACGACACTGCTAGATCGAGCAGCGGAGCTTGGTATCGATCGTGACGCTTTAGCCCAAAGCTTGGAGGGTTATTACGGGCGCTCGATTCTGGATATGCAACAAGACTCGCGTGGTTGGGTTCACGGTTTGTACGCGATTGTGATTCTGACTGTACAAAGACCAGCGCCGCTTGTTGGATCACCAGGCCGGAGTGTCGAGGTATTGCCCTATGTGGTGCGCTATGAACTCAACGCTCAATCGCTCCTAGAGCGAAATGCCACGGTTCACCCCGCCTTTCACGCGCATGCGTTGTCTCCCGAACTGCTGGCAAGGACATCCGGTATCCCGTCAGCAGCCACATCGCAGCCGCTGGTCATCCTCGGCTGCGGTAGTGTGGGATCAAAAATCGCGATGCACCTCGGGCGGGCTGGTTTCGGCTCAATGACTTTCGTTGACAACGAATCCATGTCACCTCACAACGCAGCTCGGCATGCACTCATTGAGCGAGCATCGGTGCTGGTCCCACCCCGGAAGTCGGCGCTGATGAAGACGGTCTTTGAGGAACTGTCGCATCTTCAATCGCGCGCGTTCGACGCTGATGCTGTGACTCTCTTGGTCGATCCGGAACGATTCGCCACAACTGTTCCGCAGGATGCTGCCCTTATCGTGGACACGACGGCTTCACTTCAAGTGCTGGCCGCAGAAACGCAATCAAAAGCATTGGACCAATCCCCAGCTCGACTGACACGGGTAGTGATGTATGGCCAGGGGCGTTGTGTCGCGGTTTTGCTTGAAGGGCCAAGTCGCGCTGGTCGGGTTGATGACCTCACGGCATTCTTGTTCGAGTGCTGCCGGTTTGTGCCAGAACTTCGTGCGTCGATTGCCGGTGATACGTCTGAGCCGACGCGCATTTTTGTAGGGGACAACTGCCGCTCACTGACCATGCCAATGTCAGATGCCGTTGTTTCGCGGTCTGCATCACTGGCTGGAGTGCAACTGGAACGCTGGCTCGTTGATGGGCTTCCGGAGGAAGCGACGCTTTGTGCTGGTATCTCGGACGCCGAAGGCCTTGGCATGGCATGGAGCCGCGCCAGTCTTGGCCCGACCACTGTGCTCGATGTAGTGGACGATGGCGGCTGGAGCATTCGGATTCTGCACCCTGTGGCGCACGCGATCGATGCTGATGCGCTGCACTGGGGTGCGGTGGAAACAGGAGGCGCCTTGGTTGGCCGTATCTCGTTTGAAAATCGAACCATCACCATTGCGGGCCTTGTTGAGGCACCGTCTGACAGCGTTCGCGAGGCCGCTCGTTTTGTCCTTGGAACCAGTGGGCTTGTCCAAAGTTTGCGCGCTGCAAACGCGGCCTCTTTAGGGTATCTCGCTTTCATTGGCACCTGGCACAGCCACCCGAAAGGCGGGGCTCATTCGGGGATAGACCGAAATACATTGCGCAGCATCGCAGAGGATGCCGGTGGCCTTCCCGCCGTGTCGTTGGTATGGACTCCGACAGGACTCACGTGCGCGGTTGACCGCTGGTAA